Proteins from a genomic interval of Candidatus Rubidus massiliensis:
- a CDS encoding serine/threonine-protein kinase 1, whose product MNYVNNNNNGPNFNTTHPPSQLYGQIVAAEARSSIDRNGEIIKQGKSVKRLDLFSTGDPRLFVAIAEKTHHHSVKIKITINGKIKSVYVNSKSLAKRLHLNISKIKKYSEEQKLDEYLLNKFSSIFYLPQTLNYYSQIIATNVYDVENNRFYVPKSKEGAIYASKDPIIEEHTNTQRYDTGITTTGLMKAIRVANVYFQSKTSQNMDQLFEEDFTDINQTISRKINREVSVSYLPHQGISIIFTDLITKSDPHFTSRIDGGSLGTVYHIWDFTSGKRKVTKIINDVNEYEISNVNEREVKKYSRKIEISNSIKTSFRLHSHLDLPVPGLEAPYSGYFQLSSSRKEGFIADYVPHNLLHWSPQLGDSFSINQYIKWMWQLIDALNWFHENGIFHGDIKEGNILVAQEANDDFTLKISDLGSARTVEDLQQVFEDYQARFPEIHLEENMLLRFKILGARTQDRIPKEEFVLLLTSVMRNDLNGFIERNSKLDILNLGIVLYYLLTGGSYPYQTEVDGWLGVKKHDESFNAFLFDNKYSVVRPLILKMLDPDPTKRPSSQELLKEINVLRQ is encoded by the coding sequence ATGAATTATGTTAATAATAATAATAACGGCCCTAACTTTAATACAACTCATCCACCCTCTCAACTTTATGGACAAATTGTAGCCGCTGAGGCTCGCTCTTCCATTGACCGAAATGGCGAAATCATTAAGCAAGGTAAATCAGTTAAAAGGTTAGATCTTTTTTCAACGGGGGATCCCCGTCTTTTTGTGGCCATTGCTGAAAAAACACATCACCATTCAGTTAAGATAAAAATTACCATTAATGGAAAAATTAAGAGTGTCTACGTTAATAGCAAAAGTTTAGCTAAACGCTTACACTTAAATATTAGTAAAATAAAAAAATATAGTGAGGAACAAAAATTAGATGAGTATTTATTAAATAAGTTTTCTTCAATTTTTTATTTGCCTCAAACGCTTAATTACTATTCTCAAATCATCGCAACTAATGTATATGACGTTGAAAATAATCGTTTTTATGTGCCGAAAAGTAAAGAAGGAGCCATTTATGCTAGTAAAGATCCGATAATTGAAGAGCATACAAATACGCAACGATATGATACTGGCATAACCACAACAGGCCTAATGAAGGCCATTCGGGTTGCAAATGTTTATTTTCAAAGCAAAACTTCTCAAAATATGGATCAATTATTTGAGGAAGATTTCACAGATATTAATCAAACAATCTCGAGAAAGATAAATCGTGAAGTTTCAGTGAGTTATTTACCTCATCAAGGAATTTCTATTATTTTTACAGATTTAATCACTAAAAGTGATCCCCATTTTACATCAAGAATTGATGGTGGCTCTTTAGGTACTGTTTATCATATTTGGGATTTTACAAGCGGAAAACGAAAAGTTACAAAAATTATTAACGATGTTAATGAATATGAAATTAGTAATGTAAATGAACGTGAAGTCAAAAAATACTCCAGAAAAATTGAGATTAGTAATTCGATCAAAACTTCTTTTAGATTGCATAGTCATTTGGATTTGCCAGTCCCTGGTTTAGAAGCACCTTATAGTGGCTATTTTCAATTAAGTTCATCAAGAAAAGAAGGGTTTATAGCTGATTACGTTCCCCATAATTTGTTGCATTGGAGTCCACAACTTGGGGATTCTTTTAGCATAAATCAATATATAAAATGGATGTGGCAATTGATAGATGCTTTAAATTGGTTTCATGAAAATGGCATTTTTCATGGAGATATTAAAGAAGGTAATATTTTAGTAGCTCAAGAAGCAAATGATGATTTTACTTTAAAAATAAGCGATTTAGGATCGGCGCGTACCGTTGAGGATTTGCAACAAGTTTTTGAAGATTATCAAGCGCGCTTTCCAGAAATTCATTTAGAAGAAAACATGCTTTTACGATTTAAGATTTTAGGGGCAAGAACTCAAGATAGAATTCCAAAGGAAGAATTTGTTTTACTTTTAACGAGCGTCATGCGCAATGATTTAAACGGTTTTATCGAGAGAAATAGCAAACTGGATATTTTGAATTTAGGGATTGTCTTATACTATTTATTAACGGGTGGCTCTTACCCTTACCAAACAGAAGTGGATGGTTGGCTGGGAGTGAAAAAACATGACGAATCCTTTAATGCATTTTTATTCGATAATAAATATAGTGTTGTTAGGCCGCTTATTTTAAAAATGCTTGATCCGGATCCTACAAAACGACCGAGCAGTCAAGAACTATTGAAAGAAATTAACGTATTAAGACAATAA
- the macA_2 gene encoding Macrolide-specific efflux protein MacA precursor — MKRILIFIFLLIASFSLWYFYTKWESKGNDNDIVLYGNVDVRQVDLGFRVSGRVIEMPFQEGDLVEENTLVGVLDDQPYLDQLHQAKATLSATQVSLANAEILLKRRMELIQDGSVSQEDLDNAKASKESLDANIKQAEANVGVATTNLNDTKIYAPTKGIILTRIREPGTVVKAADPIYTLSLFDPIWVRAFIPEPLLGFVYPGMDAQVFTDTKGGKAYKGHVGFISPVAEFTPKNVETTNLRTDLVYRLRIIVENPDFGLRQGMPVTVKLPKNENNIDK, encoded by the coding sequence ATGAAACGCATCTTAATATTTATATTTTTACTAATAGCTAGTTTTTCTCTTTGGTATTTTTATACCAAATGGGAAAGTAAAGGTAATGACAACGATATAGTCCTATATGGCAATGTCGACGTAAGGCAAGTGGATTTAGGCTTTAGAGTAAGCGGAAGAGTCATAGAAATGCCATTTCAAGAAGGGGATTTAGTCGAAGAGAATACTCTAGTTGGCGTTTTAGACGATCAGCCTTACTTAGATCAACTTCATCAAGCTAAAGCCACTTTGTCCGCTACACAAGTAAGCTTAGCGAATGCTGAAATTTTATTAAAAAGGCGGATGGAATTAATTCAAGATGGGAGCGTTTCTCAAGAAGATTTAGATAATGCCAAGGCTAGCAAGGAGTCTTTAGACGCTAATATCAAGCAAGCGGAAGCTAACGTCGGTGTGGCTACCACAAACCTAAACGATACCAAAATTTACGCTCCAACCAAAGGCATTATCTTAACACGCATTCGAGAACCTGGAACAGTTGTAAAAGCGGCTGATCCTATTTATACTTTATCTTTATTTGATCCTATTTGGGTTAGAGCCTTTATTCCAGAGCCATTACTAGGGTTTGTTTATCCTGGCATGGATGCCCAAGTCTTTACAGATACAAAAGGGGGAAAAGCTTATAAAGGACACGTGGGTTTTATTTCTCCCGTAGCCGAATTTACTCCAAAAAATGTAGAAACAACTAATTTGAGAACAGATTTAGTCTATCGCTTAAGAATCATTGTGGAAAATCCTGATTTTGGTCTAAGGCAAGGAATGCCAGTCACGGTTAAATTGCCAAAAAATGAAAATAATATAGACAAATGA
- the ybhF gene encoding putative ABC transporter ATP-binding protein YbhF, translated as MISGHKPIEKNSKSNLVEIQQVYKSFPPAQEFALENISTKIPKGQMVGLAGPDGAGKTTLIRLMAGLLKPTSGHITLMNLDTIKNSEAISQYISYMPQKFGLYEDLTVIQNLNLYADLKGAVGKEKEQKIKELLQFTSLEPFQERLAGALSGGMKQKLGLACALITKPTLLLLDEPSVGVDPISRRELWKMVEELIDQGISVVWSTSYLDEAEKCDLVLLLNEGKIIYQGNPKKLTDEVKERVFYLKDIKDNRRKLLREVLEQTNVIDGVIQGKEIRVVTSEPTKNLKSIVKIDDPSIQIEPATPRFEDAFIVALGGGPGGKSLLAEAFPINQKASQEVIQAEHLTKKFGNFVAANNITFKVRKGEIFGLLGPNGAGKSTTFKMLCGLLPPTSGFAKVNGLDLQIAPSEARSKIGYMAQKFSLYGNLTVWQNLNFFSGIYNLKGKTKFHTMQEMIDIFDFKHYINDQADSLPLGFKQRLALACAVMHHPDVLFLDEPTSGVDPITRREFWNHINGLVEKGVTVLVTTHFMDEAEYCDRIALVYKGQTIIIGSPDELKQKAITSQNPSPSLEDAFIQLIKEYNEDNFGR; from the coding sequence ATGATCTCAGGCCACAAACCCATCGAAAAAAACTCAAAGAGTAATTTAGTAGAAATTCAACAGGTCTATAAAAGCTTTCCTCCAGCTCAAGAATTTGCTTTAGAAAACATATCGACTAAAATTCCTAAAGGACAGATGGTCGGACTAGCCGGTCCTGATGGCGCCGGAAAAACGACACTTATTCGCCTCATGGCTGGATTATTGAAGCCAACTTCTGGTCATATAACCTTAATGAATTTAGATACGATAAAAAATAGTGAAGCCATTTCCCAATATATTAGTTATATGCCCCAAAAATTTGGCTTATACGAAGATTTAACCGTAATTCAAAATCTCAATCTGTATGCAGATTTAAAAGGTGCTGTTGGAAAAGAAAAAGAGCAAAAAATTAAAGAACTTCTGCAATTCACAAGTTTAGAACCATTTCAGGAACGATTAGCAGGAGCTCTCTCAGGTGGAATGAAACAAAAGTTGGGGTTAGCATGTGCCTTGATTACTAAACCCACCCTTTTACTATTAGATGAACCAAGCGTTGGGGTGGATCCCATTTCTCGAAGAGAGCTTTGGAAAATGGTAGAAGAGTTAATTGACCAAGGCATTTCTGTTGTATGGAGTACATCTTATCTGGATGAAGCAGAAAAATGTGATTTGGTTTTGCTATTAAATGAAGGAAAAATCATCTATCAAGGAAACCCAAAAAAGTTAACAGACGAAGTTAAAGAAAGGGTTTTTTACCTTAAAGATATTAAAGACAACAGGCGAAAATTACTAAGAGAAGTTTTAGAGCAAACAAATGTGATTGATGGAGTAATACAAGGTAAAGAAATTCGCGTTGTTACAAGTGAACCCACTAAAAATTTAAAAAGCATTGTTAAAATAGACGATCCTTCCATACAAATTGAACCAGCCACCCCTCGTTTTGAAGATGCCTTTATAGTAGCTTTAGGTGGAGGGCCTGGTGGCAAATCTTTGTTAGCTGAAGCATTTCCTATAAATCAAAAAGCCTCGCAAGAAGTTATTCAAGCAGAGCATTTAACGAAAAAATTTGGAAATTTTGTTGCAGCTAATAATATAACTTTTAAAGTTAGGAAAGGGGAGATATTTGGATTATTGGGACCAAACGGGGCTGGTAAATCAACCACATTTAAAATGCTATGTGGATTATTGCCTCCCACATCTGGGTTTGCTAAAGTGAACGGCTTAGATTTGCAAATAGCACCAAGTGAAGCCAGATCAAAAATCGGCTACATGGCTCAAAAATTTTCTTTATATGGCAATTTAACGGTTTGGCAAAACCTTAATTTTTTTTCTGGAATTTATAATTTAAAAGGTAAAACGAAATTTCATACTATGCAAGAAATGATTGATATATTTGATTTTAAACATTATATCAACGATCAAGCGGATAGTTTGCCACTAGGCTTTAAGCAACGCTTAGCATTAGCCTGCGCGGTTATGCATCATCCGGATGTTTTGTTTTTAGACGAACCAACGTCTGGTGTTGATCCCATAACAAGAAGAGAATTTTGGAATCACATTAATGGACTTGTTGAAAAAGGGGTGACTGTATTAGTGACCACTCATTTTATGGATGAAGCTGAATATTGTGATAGGATAGCTTTAGTCTATAAAGGGCAGACCATTATCATTGGATCACCAGATGAATTGAAGCAAAAAGCTATCACATCCCAAAATCCAAGCCCTTCTTTAGAAGATGCCTTTATTCAACTAATTAAAGAATACAATGAAGATAACTTTGGCAGATAA
- the ybhS gene encoding Inner membrane transport permease YbhS, whose amino-acid sequence MKITLADNNSLRRLKALFIKEFFQIIRDPSSILISLILPLILLFIYGVGVSLDINHLKIGVIIEDKSPEAISFVQSLTDSKYFDVKIAENREILNEDIVKGYIRGIVVIPSYFTAFSYRQNYIAPIQVIADGSEPNTANFVQNYVRAAWLVWLQTEQISKKLQFPSFVNVQPRYWYNEELRSQNFLVPGSLAIIMTLIGTLLTALVIAREWERGTMEALMSTPVTIYEIIIGKLVPYFCLGMLSMTLCVIVAIFIYKIPFRGSFILLGIASSVFLISALGIGLLISTVSRNQFVAAQAAMVAAFLPGFILSGFIFEISSMPLWIQAVTWLIPARYFVTSLQTLFLAGNVKSLLFGSILCMIIFSIVIFFIIDRISVKRLD is encoded by the coding sequence ATGAAGATAACTTTGGCAGATAATAACTCTTTAAGACGTTTAAAAGCTTTATTTATAAAGGAATTTTTTCAAATTATTCGCGATCCCAGTAGTATTTTAATTAGTTTAATACTTCCTTTGATTTTACTCTTTATTTATGGCGTGGGAGTTTCTTTAGATATAAATCACTTAAAAATAGGGGTTATTATAGAGGATAAATCTCCCGAAGCTATTAGCTTTGTCCAATCTCTTACAGATTCAAAATATTTTGATGTAAAAATAGCAGAAAATAGAGAAATTTTAAATGAGGATATCGTCAAAGGATACATCAGGGGAATTGTTGTGATTCCTTCTTACTTTACAGCCTTTTCCTATCGTCAAAATTATATAGCTCCCATTCAAGTTATTGCTGATGGAAGTGAACCAAATACAGCAAACTTCGTGCAAAATTATGTAAGAGCTGCTTGGCTGGTATGGTTGCAAACAGAACAGATAAGTAAAAAGCTGCAATTTCCATCATTTGTAAATGTGCAACCTCGTTACTGGTATAATGAAGAATTGAGAAGTCAAAACTTTTTAGTTCCAGGATCACTTGCTATCATCATGACTTTGATCGGTACACTTCTAACAGCTTTAGTGATTGCAAGAGAATGGGAAAGAGGTACAATGGAAGCTTTAATGTCAACGCCTGTAACTATTTATGAGATAATAATTGGCAAACTGGTGCCTTATTTTTGCCTTGGAATGCTTTCTATGACCTTATGCGTTATAGTTGCCATTTTTATTTATAAAATTCCTTTTCGAGGATCTTTTATTTTGCTAGGTATAGCTTCTAGCGTATTTTTGATTTCAGCCTTAGGAATTGGACTACTCATTTCTACTGTATCAAGAAATCAATTTGTGGCCGCTCAAGCGGCAATGGTCGCTGCTTTTTTGCCAGGCTTTATCTTATCAGGTTTTATATTTGAAATAAGCAGCATGCCGCTTTGGATTCAAGCGGTCACGTGGCTCATTCCAGCACGATATTTCGTAACCAGTTTACAAACCCTTTTTTTAGCAGGAAATGTGAAATCTCTTTTATTTGGTAGCATTCTGTGCATGATCATTTTTAGTATAGTCATTTTTTTTATTATTGATCGGATTAGTGTAAAAAGGTTGGATTAA
- the ybhR gene encoding Inner membrane transport permease YbhR encodes MGRRIFYLIYKEILAVWQDKKSRMVLIVPPITQLLIFTFAATLDVQNVTIGVLNRDNGSQGFELMQRFEGSPLFKKIVYLTHVEQIQDFIDNARGVMVVHLDEQFSRNMEAGKPGNIQLLLDGRKSNTSQIVAGYANSIIDGFNQDFVKRRGGGEPSTQIVPRNWFNPNLIYYWFNVPNLSGVLTMLIGLIVVALSVARERELGTFDQLLVSPILPFEIMIGKTVPAVIIGMIEGSIIVFVGVFLFGVPFTGSIWNLYLGMFVFVTSIVGIGLSISALSFTQQQAILGTYVFMSPSVLLSGFATPIENMPQWLQYLTYANPLRYYITIAKGVFLKAMPFSVVLHYTWPMALIAVLNLTFATYFFKRKVG; translated from the coding sequence ATGGGTAGAAGAATTTTTTATTTAATCTACAAAGAAATTTTAGCGGTATGGCAAGACAAAAAAAGTCGTATGGTTCTTATTGTTCCACCTATTACCCAATTATTAATCTTCACTTTTGCAGCCACTTTAGATGTGCAAAATGTTACTATTGGGGTTTTAAATAGAGATAATGGGAGCCAAGGTTTTGAATTAATGCAACGTTTTGAGGGTTCACCCTTATTTAAAAAAATTGTCTATTTAACCCATGTAGAACAAATTCAAGATTTTATCGATAATGCTCGAGGGGTTATGGTGGTGCATCTTGATGAGCAATTTTCTAGAAATATGGAAGCTGGAAAGCCCGGTAATATACAGCTTCTTTTAGATGGTAGAAAGTCCAACACTTCCCAAATAGTAGCAGGCTATGCCAATTCTATTATCGATGGTTTTAATCAAGATTTTGTCAAACGAAGAGGAGGAGGAGAGCCTTCCACCCAAATTGTTCCCAGAAATTGGTTCAATCCAAATCTTATCTATTATTGGTTTAATGTGCCCAACTTAAGTGGGGTGTTAACTATGTTAATTGGGTTGATTGTCGTGGCTCTGTCTGTTGCTCGTGAAAGAGAACTTGGTACTTTCGATCAACTTTTAGTTTCACCTATTTTGCCTTTTGAAATTATGATAGGGAAAACTGTTCCGGCCGTCATCATAGGAATGATAGAGGGGTCAATCATCGTTTTTGTAGGGGTATTTCTTTTTGGAGTGCCTTTCACAGGTAGCATTTGGAATCTTTATTTAGGGATGTTTGTTTTTGTGACATCAATTGTTGGAATTGGCTTGTCAATTTCAGCGTTGAGTTTCACACAACAACAAGCCATATTGGGAACTTATGTATTCATGAGTCCATCGGTTCTGCTATCAGGCTTTGCTACACCTATAGAAAATATGCCACAATGGTTACAATATCTAACGTATGCTAATCCTTTACGTTACTACATAACAATTGCTAAGGGTGTCTTTTTAAAGGCTATGCCATTTTCTGTAGTTCTCCATTATACTTGGCCAATGGCTCTAATTGCTGTTTTAAATTTAACTTTTGCTACCTACTTTTTCAAAAGAAAGGTAGGATAA
- the oprM_3 gene encoding Outer membrane protein OprM precursor yields MKSIRRLISILSLTASLCSCRVGPKYHEPQFTPPIQWKNQELEEEPVLPNYCNWWEVFHDSVLNHLEWQALENNKDIHIALSRIAQARATSLTSQAALFPQLSFSPAGSKINGPVNLTPLDRLRPLTTILPPISLKNIDIAYLLLPINLSYEIDLWQKNQRLFEVDYYNYQAQEEAYRTAMLSLTTNLADVYFNLRTSDKLLKVLAAILEIRKENLRINRSRFEKGLSTKIDLSQAEEEFYSAEADYYQTLGQRGTYENAIATLIGLPASQLTIALQPLEFDPPKIPIGLPSELLLRRPDIAQAERQMASSHAKIGAAYASFFPSLNLNSAFEYLTLELKHLFKARSRLFSVGFLADQTLFDGGRKSANLLLAKAQFEESLENYEKIILQAFQEVEDSLVTLQNQSKQFSSLSRALASATDTTTLSNKRYKSGLVNYTEVIQNQRIQYDLELNHVRLQGQRYQATIQLIKALGGNWNAMEVSTIEELQCEE; encoded by the coding sequence ATGAAAAGCATAAGACGCTTGATATCCATTCTTTCCCTTACGGCCAGCTTATGTAGCTGTCGCGTAGGTCCAAAGTATCATGAACCCCAATTTACCCCTCCTATCCAATGGAAAAATCAAGAGTTAGAAGAAGAGCCTGTTTTACCCAATTATTGCAATTGGTGGGAAGTGTTTCACGATTCTGTCTTAAATCATTTAGAATGGCAAGCACTTGAAAACAATAAAGATATTCATATAGCCTTAAGCCGCATTGCACAAGCAAGAGCTACTTCTTTAACAAGTCAAGCAGCCCTTTTTCCTCAACTAAGTTTTAGCCCAGCCGGTTCTAAAATCAATGGTCCAGTAAACCTAACTCCTCTAGATAGACTAAGACCTTTAACTACCATCTTGCCTCCCATTTCTTTAAAAAATATTGACATTGCCTACCTTCTATTGCCGATTAATTTGTCTTATGAAATTGATCTATGGCAAAAAAACCAACGTTTGTTTGAAGTTGACTATTACAACTATCAAGCACAAGAAGAAGCGTATCGCACGGCTATGCTTTCGTTAACTACAAATTTAGCCGATGTATATTTTAACTTACGAACCTCAGATAAATTATTAAAAGTTTTGGCGGCTATTTTAGAGATTAGAAAAGAAAATTTACGGATTAATCGTTCCCGTTTTGAAAAGGGTTTAAGTACTAAAATAGATTTAAGCCAGGCAGAAGAAGAATTTTATTCAGCCGAAGCTGATTATTACCAAACTCTTGGTCAAAGAGGTACTTATGAAAATGCTATTGCCACTTTGATCGGCCTGCCCGCCAGTCAATTAACGATTGCTTTGCAACCTTTAGAATTCGATCCCCCCAAAATACCAATAGGTTTGCCTTCAGAATTATTATTAAGGCGCCCTGATATTGCGCAAGCTGAAAGACAAATGGCCTCCAGCCATGCTAAAATCGGAGCCGCTTATGCTTCATTTTTCCCTTCTTTAAATTTAAACAGTGCTTTTGAATATCTAACCCTTGAATTAAAGCATTTATTTAAAGCACGTTCTAGGCTATTCAGCGTAGGTTTTTTAGCAGACCAAACCCTCTTTGATGGGGGCAGAAAAAGTGCTAATTTACTCCTTGCTAAAGCCCAATTTGAAGAAAGTTTAGAAAATTACGAAAAAATTATTCTACAAGCCTTTCAAGAAGTGGAAGACAGTTTAGTTACCCTCCAAAATCAATCCAAGCAGTTTTCCTCTTTAAGTCGTGCCTTAGCAAGTGCGACAGACACAACAACTTTATCTAATAAAAGATACAAATCTGGGCTTGTGAACTATACTGAAGTTATTCAAAATCAAAGGATCCAATATGATTTAGAGCTAAATCATGTAAGATTACAAGGTCAAAGATACCAAGCCACCATCCAACTTATTAAAGCATTAGGAGGCAATTGGAATGCCATGGAAGTTTCAACGATTGAAGAATTGCAATGTGAGGAATAG